Proteins encoded by one window of Acidobacteriota bacterium:
- the dusA gene encoding tRNA dihydrouridine(20/20a) synthase DusA, with amino-acid sequence MTKSRAHRYPLSVAPMMDRTDRHFRFFLRCITRRTLLYTEMVTTGAVIHGDRDYLLGFDAAEHPLALQLGGEDPGELAECARIARDWGYDEVNLNVGCPSDRVQQGRFGACLMAEPDRVARAVEAMRSAVDLPVTVKHRIGVDDLDRYEDMLRFVDGVSEAGADRFSVHARKAWLQGLSPKENRTVPPLRYEDVYRLKAERPHLQIEINGGILTLEATREHLRHVDAVMVGRAAYDDPYEWVLADSSLFGEATPPPTRAEVVEAFLPYVERWVSQGQPLNHLTRHILGLFTQCPGAKAWRRHLSENAHRPGAGPEVITAALELVPEDVRNALPAPALATAGS; translated from the coding sequence ATGACTAAGTCCCGAGCCCACCGCTACCCACTGAGCGTGGCACCGATGATGGATCGCACGGACCGGCATTTCCGGTTCTTCCTGCGCTGCATCACCCGGCGGACGCTGCTCTACACCGAGATGGTGACCACCGGGGCGGTGATCCATGGGGATCGGGACTACCTGTTGGGCTTCGATGCGGCGGAGCATCCGCTGGCGTTGCAGCTGGGTGGGGAGGATCCGGGGGAGCTCGCCGAGTGCGCCCGCATCGCTCGAGACTGGGGCTATGACGAGGTCAACCTCAACGTCGGCTGTCCCAGCGACCGCGTGCAGCAGGGCCGCTTCGGCGCCTGCCTGATGGCCGAGCCAGATCGCGTCGCCCGAGCCGTCGAAGCCATGCGCAGCGCGGTGGATCTGCCGGTGACGGTCAAACACCGCATTGGCGTCGACGACTTGGACCGCTACGAGGACATGCTGCGCTTCGTCGACGGGGTCAGCGAGGCCGGCGCCGACCGCTTCTCCGTCCACGCCCGCAAGGCCTGGCTTCAGGGTCTGAGCCCGAAGGAGAACCGCACCGTCCCGCCGCTGCGCTACGAGGACGTCTACCGCCTCAAGGCCGAGCGCCCGCATCTCCAGATCGAGATCAACGGCGGCATCCTCACCCTCGAGGCAACTCGCGAGCACCTGCGCCACGTCGACGCCGTGATGGTGGGCCGGGCCGCCTACGACGATCCCTACGAATGGGTTCTCGCCGACTCCAGTCTCTTCGGCGAAGCGACGCCCCCGCCCACCCGCGCCGAAGTCGTGGAGGCCTTCCTCCCCTACGTCGAGCGCTGGGTCTCCCAAGGCCAACCGCTCAACCACCTCACCCGCCACATCCTCGGCCTCTTCACCCAATGCCCCGGTGCCAAAGCCTGGCGCCGCCACTTGAGCGAGAACGCCCACCGCCCCGGCGCCGGCCCGGAAGTGATCACCGCCGCCCTGGAGCTGGTGCCGGAAGACGTGCGCAACGCTCTGCCGGCCCCTGCCCTGGCCACCGCCGGCAGCTGA
- a CDS encoding MBL fold metallo-hydrolase: MAEELYFRQLLAGEQVARVNPAAGQMRNFMYLIGDPESREAMIVDPAWDVSGLIKIAQEDDYKIVGALVTHYHPDHVGGSLFGLKVEGLQEMLEQVSVPIYVNKHEADGLKKVTEVSDSDLRKVDDSDTTQLGSVEIRFLHTPGHTPGSQCFLIGNRLVAGDTLFVRGCGRVDLPGGDPEAMYHTLTGKLAKLPSDTILYPGHHYGPQETSTIGDELRHNHYLKIRSLEDWTRLMGGH; this comes from the coding sequence ATGGCCGAAGAGCTCTACTTTCGCCAATTGCTCGCCGGGGAACAGGTCGCCCGGGTCAACCCCGCCGCGGGGCAAATGCGCAACTTCATGTACTTGATCGGCGACCCCGAGAGCCGCGAGGCGATGATCGTCGACCCCGCCTGGGACGTCAGTGGCTTGATCAAGATCGCTCAGGAGGACGACTACAAGATCGTCGGCGCTCTGGTCACCCACTACCACCCGGATCACGTCGGCGGCAGCCTCTTCGGGCTCAAGGTGGAGGGGCTACAGGAGATGTTGGAGCAGGTCTCGGTGCCCATCTATGTCAACAAGCACGAGGCCGACGGGCTGAAGAAGGTCACGGAAGTCAGCGACAGCGACCTGCGCAAGGTCGACGACAGCGACACCACCCAGCTGGGCTCGGTGGAAATCCGCTTCCTCCACACCCCCGGCCACACCCCCGGCAGTCAATGCTTCCTCATCGGCAACCGCCTGGTGGCCGGCGACACCCTCTTCGTGCGCGGCTGCGGCCGGGTGGACCTTCCCGGCGGCGACCCGGAGGCGATGTACCACACTCTCACCGGCAAGCTCGCCAAGCTCCCCTCCGACACCATCCTCTACCCCGGCCACCACTACGGCCCCCAGGAAACCTCCACCATCGGCGACGAGCTGCGCCACAACCACTATCTGAAGATCCGCTCCCTGGAAGACTGGACGCGGTTGATGGGTGGGCATTAG
- a CDS encoding HEAT repeat domain-containing protein — translation MRASTYCLFALTFVLLVGIALPVQAAKPLAEVNLELGRTETNRITAPVFDTAQAPSVRFEPLQVDFDTSGLVVRRLVKRVPQNTLPANLDVGQLLTDGLTWEGRSMGLGRAEGDSPDWTVSGRIDDLFLATRPIPFGPILYYTHLHVTLTVEGEGVKETVPLRVHNIIARFNGGMGARDENTEAFNIFMVEASQELIARLNRRFFQAPPNPALEASIAGLSPTLVGERESELRRIGLSGSPEAIQPLLELLRQLPDENHRVHVVEALTWLGAEEAVPVLIERYKEEDEDVRYYTLKLVDALGGDEVEEFLKTRARFDPDRACREFANQLMELHGP, via the coding sequence ATGAGAGCTTCGACCTACTGTCTTTTCGCCCTCACCTTCGTCCTGCTCGTCGGCATTGCCCTCCCCGTCCAGGCCGCCAAACCCCTGGCGGAGGTCAACCTGGAGCTCGGACGCACGGAGACCAACCGCATCACCGCCCCGGTCTTCGACACCGCCCAGGCCCCCAGCGTCCGCTTCGAGCCGCTGCAGGTCGACTTCGACACCTCTGGACTGGTGGTGCGGCGGCTGGTCAAGCGGGTGCCCCAGAACACCCTGCCGGCGAACCTCGACGTCGGTCAGCTCCTCACCGACGGCCTGACCTGGGAGGGCCGATCCATGGGGCTGGGCCGGGCGGAGGGGGACTCCCCCGATTGGACCGTCAGCGGCCGCATCGACGACCTCTTCCTGGCGACCCGCCCCATCCCCTTCGGCCCCATCCTCTACTACACCCATCTCCACGTGACCCTGACGGTGGAGGGCGAGGGGGTGAAGGAGACCGTCCCCCTGCGGGTGCACAACATCATCGCCCGCTTCAACGGCGGCATGGGCGCCCGGGACGAGAACACCGAAGCCTTCAACATCTTCATGGTCGAGGCCTCCCAGGAGCTCATCGCCCGCCTCAACCGCCGCTTCTTCCAGGCTCCACCGAACCCGGCCCTGGAGGCGTCCATCGCCGGTCTCAGCCCGACCCTTGTGGGCGAACGGGAGTCGGAGCTGCGCCGCATCGGCCTCTCCGGCTCGCCTGAAGCCATCCAGCCCCTCCTCGAGCTGCTCCGCCAGCTCCCGGACGAGAATCACCGCGTCCACGTGGTGGAGGCTCTCACCTGGCTGGGCGCCGAAGAAGCGGTGCCGGTGCTCATCGAGCGCTACAAGGAGGAGGACGAGGATGTCCGCTACTACACCTTGAAGCTCGTCGACGCATTGGGCGGCGACGAGGTCGAAGAATTCCTCAAGACCCGCGCCCGCTTCGACCCCGACCGCGCCTGCCGCGAGTTCGCCAATCAGCTGATGGAGCTGCACGGGCCCTGA
- a CDS encoding ArsI/CadI family heavy metal resistance metalloenzyme gives MSNLTSESQPGESQTPASNSVSTGPQVSAGEACLKVHVSLNVNDVQRSVEFYRAFFGAEPVKQYPGYAKFDVAEPPLNLALNEHPVKEPGALNHLGVQVPSSQVVKDAIQRLEAAGLMTLEEEGVDCCHALQDKVWAQDPDGYRWEVFAVLDGDTGPACDSSASKAAAGTACCV, from the coding sequence ATGAGCAACTTGACTTCTGAATCCCAGCCTGGCGAATCCCAGACTCCCGCTTCCAATTCCGTAAGCACCGGCCCCCAGGTCTCCGCCGGGGAAGCGTGCCTCAAGGTCCACGTGTCCCTCAACGTCAACGACGTCCAGCGCTCGGTGGAGTTTTACCGGGCCTTCTTCGGCGCCGAGCCGGTGAAGCAGTACCCGGGCTACGCCAAATTCGACGTCGCCGAGCCGCCGCTCAATCTGGCGTTGAACGAGCATCCGGTGAAGGAACCGGGAGCTCTCAACCATCTGGGAGTCCAGGTGCCGTCGTCGCAGGTGGTGAAGGACGCCATCCAGCGGTTGGAGGCGGCGGGGTTGATGACTCTGGAGGAAGAGGGGGTGGATTGCTGCCATGCCCTCCAGGACAAAGTGTGGGCGCAGGATCCCGACGGCTACCGATGGGAGGTCTTCGCCGTTCTCGACGGCGACACCGGCCCAGCCTGCGATAGCTCGGCTTCCAAAGCTGCCGCGGGCACCGCCTGCTGCGTTTGA
- a CDS encoding ATP-dependent helicase — protein MSDESVDLLSELNPSQRAAVEALEGPQLVIAGAGSGKTRTLVYRVAHLVQRGVAPESILLLTFTRKAASEMLRRAAGVLDERCARVAGGTFHGFANQVLRRHGQRVGFGSGFTILDRADSGDLIGLLRSQAGLDRRDRRFPRKMTILDIFSKRVNTHRSLEQILDEEYPQFAEELDELEALSKAYAERKKQQNVLDYDDLLVYLRQLLRDHEGVRRQLSATYRYIMVDEYQDTNRLQAHIAALLATGHQNLMVVGDDAQSIYSFRGAHYRNILDFPKIFPEAKVTVLEQNYRSSQPILDLANAVLESAEEKYSKSLFTEVEGLARPRFVRAPDDHAQARYICRRVLELREEGVPLGEIAVLSRAAWHSNSLEVELNNANIPFRKFGGLRFVEAAHVKDVSALLRLSVNPLDDSAWFRVLQLFEGVGPTTARKVAAAVAENRGDWSILEDESFARLRYGQDLARLRKVLDALVDTTLSVDERVAAAVQYYRPLLKRNYDDARRRQGDLESLQVISERYRSVERFLTDIALDPPEVARRDGPSDPEDEWLTVSTVHSAKGLEWHSVFVLNLSHGQFPSHRSLDNEASYEEERRLFYVAVTRAKQNLYLLHPEQTTGRGSWNSWSGELGEVSGLITEIRNLDQLVDEEVFTLAEPEERWSDGPGPASDQELLSRLDDFFGD, from the coding sequence ATGAGCGACGAGAGCGTGGATCTGCTGAGCGAGCTGAACCCGAGCCAGCGGGCGGCGGTGGAGGCGTTGGAGGGGCCGCAGCTGGTGATCGCCGGGGCCGGTAGCGGCAAGACCCGGACGCTGGTCTATCGGGTCGCCCACCTGGTGCAACGGGGGGTGGCGCCGGAGTCGATTCTGCTCCTCACCTTCACCCGCAAGGCCGCCAGCGAGATGCTGCGGCGGGCGGCGGGGGTGCTGGACGAGCGCTGTGCCCGAGTCGCCGGCGGCACGTTTCACGGCTTTGCCAATCAGGTGCTGCGGCGCCACGGGCAGCGGGTAGGCTTTGGCTCCGGCTTCACCATCCTCGACCGCGCCGACTCCGGGGATTTGATCGGCCTGCTGCGCTCCCAGGCGGGACTGGACCGCCGGGACCGCCGCTTCCCGCGCAAGATGACCATCCTCGACATCTTCTCCAAACGGGTCAACACCCACCGCTCGCTGGAGCAGATTCTGGACGAGGAGTACCCTCAATTCGCCGAGGAGCTGGACGAGCTGGAGGCGCTGAGCAAGGCCTACGCCGAGCGCAAGAAGCAGCAGAATGTGCTCGATTACGACGATCTGCTGGTCTATCTGCGCCAGCTGCTGCGGGACCATGAGGGGGTGCGGCGGCAGCTCTCCGCCACCTACCGCTACATCATGGTGGACGAGTATCAGGACACCAACCGGCTGCAGGCCCACATCGCGGCGCTGCTGGCCACCGGGCACCAGAATCTGATGGTGGTGGGGGACGACGCCCAGAGCATCTATTCCTTCCGCGGCGCCCACTACCGCAACATCTTGGATTTCCCCAAGATCTTCCCCGAAGCGAAGGTCACGGTGCTGGAGCAGAATTACCGCAGCAGCCAGCCGATCCTCGATCTGGCCAACGCGGTGTTGGAGAGCGCCGAGGAGAAGTATTCGAAAAGCCTGTTCACCGAGGTGGAGGGGCTGGCGCGGCCGCGCTTCGTACGCGCGCCGGACGACCACGCCCAGGCCCGCTACATTTGCCGGCGGGTGCTCGAGCTGCGGGAGGAGGGGGTACCCCTGGGGGAGATCGCCGTGCTCTCCCGGGCGGCCTGGCACAGCAACTCGCTGGAGGTGGAGCTCAACAACGCCAACATCCCGTTCCGCAAATTCGGCGGTCTGCGCTTTGTGGAGGCGGCCCACGTCAAGGACGTCTCGGCGCTCTTGCGGCTGAGCGTCAATCCGCTGGACGACTCCGCCTGGTTCCGGGTGCTCCAGCTCTTCGAAGGGGTCGGCCCCACCACCGCCCGCAAGGTGGCGGCGGCGGTGGCGGAGAACCGAGGGGATTGGTCCATCCTGGAGGACGAGAGCTTCGCCCGGCTACGCTACGGCCAGGACTTGGCGCGGCTGCGCAAGGTCTTGGACGCGCTGGTGGACACGACCCTCAGCGTCGACGAGCGGGTGGCGGCAGCGGTGCAGTATTACCGGCCGCTGCTCAAGCGCAATTACGACGACGCCCGCCGCCGGCAGGGAGATTTGGAGTCGCTGCAGGTAATCTCGGAACGCTACCGCAGCGTCGAGCGCTTCCTCACCGACATCGCCCTCGATCCGCCGGAGGTGGCCCGCCGGGACGGCCCCAGCGATCCGGAGGACGAGTGGCTGACGGTGTCGACGGTGCATTCCGCCAAGGGCCTGGAATGGCATAGCGTCTTCGTGCTCAATCTCAGCCACGGCCAGTTCCCTAGCCATCGCTCGCTGGACAATGAGGCGTCCTACGAAGAAGAGCGCCGCCTCTTCTACGTCGCCGTCACCCGCGCCAAGCAGAATCTCTATCTCCTCCACCCGGAGCAAACCACCGGCCGCGGCTCGTGGAATAGCTGGAGCGGTGAGCTCGGCGAGGTCAGCGGCCTGATCACCGAGATCCGCAACCTCGATCAGCTGGTGGACGAAGAAGTCTTCACCCTCGCCGAGCCGGAGGAACGCTGGTCCGACGGGCCGGGGCCGGCTTCCGATCAGGAGTTGCTCTCGCGGCTGGATGACTTTTTCGGAGACTGA